ACCCATGCTTATTTAGCTTTTTATCATTGGGTAAGGGAAAATTTTGGCGCTGATGCGGTGGTGCATGTCGGGAAACATGGCAATCTGGAATGGCTACCAGGGAAAAGTTTGGCTTTATCTAGTAATTGTTATCCCGAAGTGGCCCTCGGTCCACTCCCTCACCTGTACCCGTTTATTGTTAATGACCCTGGTGAAGGTTCCCAAGCCAAGCGTCGCGCCCAAGCAGTGATTATCGATCACTTAACGCCCCCAATGACTCGCGCCGAACTTTATGGTTCGTTACAACAGTTAGAAAATTTAATTGATGAGTATTACGAAGCCCAAAGTTTAGATCCTAGCCGTTTACCAGCAATTTGCGATCGCATCCGTAACCTGGTTATTGAAGAAAATCTCCACCGCGATTTAGGTATTCAAAATGAAGCAGACTTTTTGAATTGGGAATCTTTAATCTTGAATTGCATCAGTGGTTATCTTTGTGAATTAAAAGAGGCTCAAATCCGCGATGGTTTACATATTTTTGGCAAATGTCCTCAAGGACGCCAACTGCGAGATTTAATCGTTGCGATCGCCCGCATCCCCAACCGCTATTCTATCGGTATTACCCGTGCGATCGCTCAAGATTGGGGTCTAGATTTCGACCCCCTCACAGCTGATTTCTCAATGGTTAGTGGTCAGTTGTCAATTGTCAATGGTAAATCCTGTCATACCCTCGGCGATGTCGTCACAGTCATAGAAGAACAGGCCGCTTTCTTAGTCGAACAACTCCTTACACCAACTCCCGACCTTTTTACTCCCCAATCCCCAATCCCCAATCCCCAATCCCCAATCCCCCCCGTCCTCAACTGGATCAGCGCCAAACTCATCCCCGCTTTACAACAAACCAAGCAAGAAATTAGCAATTTACTACGCGGACTCGAAGGTAAATATATCCAAAGTGGTGCATCAGGCGCACCCACACGGGGACGCCCGGAAGTTTTACCAACTGGTAAAAACTTTTACTCTGTTGATATTCGTGCCTTGCCTACGGAAACTGCTTGGGATGTTGGTAGAAAAGCGGCTGAGACTCTCATTGAATGTTACACCCAAGATAATGGCGAGTATCCCAAAACACTAGCTTTATCACTTTGGGGCACAGCGACGATGCGGACTGGTGGTGATGACATCGCCGAGGCGTTGGCGTTGTTGGGTGTGCAACCTGTGTGGGATGGTGCGGCGCGACGGGTGGTAGATTTTGAAATTTTACCACTATCAATTGTTGGGCGTCCCCGTGTCGATGTGACTTTGCGAATTTCGGGATTTTTCCGCGATGCTTTTCCTAACTTGATTGATTTATTTGCACAAGCAGTGACAGCGGTAGCGGGGTTGGATGAACCCCCAGACCAAAATCCTTTAGCAGCGCAAGTTAACCAAGATACTGATTTTTGGACTGCACAAGGTTTAACTACAGAAGATGCACTGATGCGATCGCGCTATCGCATCTTTGGTTCCAAACCAGGTGCTTATGGTGCGGGACTCCAAGGTTTAATTGAATCGCAAAATTGGACAGATGACGAAGATTTAGCCCGTGCTTACATTAATTGGAGTTCTTACGCCTACACTGCTTCTGGTGGCGCTTTAGAGGGAATTGCAGCACCAGAAGCATTTGCACAGCGATTGACGCAAATGCAAGTTGTATTGCATAACCAAGACAATCGTGAACATGACTTGCTCGATTCTGATGATTATTACCAATTTCAGGGTGGTTTAACAGCAGCAGTTCGTTCACTACAGGGAAAGAATCCCCAAACCTATTTTGGCGATCATTCTATTCCCGCTCAACCACGCATCCGCCAACTCAAAGAAGAAATCGCCAGAGTATATCGTTCTCGCGTCGTCAATCCTAAGTGGATCGCCGGAATGATGCGTCACGGTTACAAAGGTGCATTTGAAATGGCGGCCACAGTGGATTTTCTTTTCGCCTACGATGCTACAGCCCAATGCGTTGAAGATTATATGTATCAGGGGGTAGTTCAAGCTTATTTGCTTGATCCAGTTGTTTCGGAGTTTATTCACGACAATAATCCCCATGCGTTGCGTGATATTGCCGAAAGATTATTAGAAGCACACCAGCGCAATTTATGGGAGGATGTAAATAGAAAGACATTGGAAAGCTTGCGAAATCTAGTACATCAAGCTGAAGCAGCGATCGAAGAAAAATAAATGGTGTAGGAATCAAATATGGACAATCTTGCGTATTTGCACCTAGCTTGCGCCTACGAAGACAGCGAACCGAGTGAATTAGTCTCCCTGAGCTACTTGTTAAACAAAGCAGCCGCACCAGACTGGAAACGCCTTTCTAGCGGGGCCTGGAAGTATATGTTACCCCTGGCGCTCAGTTTGGCTATTCTTAGCGCTGTCAGCAGCGTCTTGGCATTAGAAAGGGGTGATCAAGGACCTTCTGTCAGGAATCTCCAACAACAGTTGAAAAGAGTAGGCTTTTATCAAGCGCCCGTCACTCAAGTATATGACTTCCCTACAGAAGAAGCTGTGCGACGCTTCCAAAAAGCCGCCGGCTTACCAGTTGATGGGATTGTGGGAGCAACCACCCTGCAAAAATTAGATAACTGGCGCACAACCGCTGCGAGTACAACCACACCAGCCAAAAAACCCACCGCTGTAAGTGAAACTGCGAAAAACCCCACCGCTGTGAGTCAAATCGCCAAAAAAGCCAGTAATCCTAGTTCCGTCACTAACAATCGCCGCAATCCCAACTTCTTGGTCAAAGGTGATGAAGGTGAAGAAGTGAAAGTTCTGCAAGAAAGGTTAAAAGTTGCAGGCTTTTATTACGGTAACGCCACCGGAATATTTGGACCAATTACAGAAGAAGCTGTCAAGCGGTTCCAAGCAGCTTACAAATTAGACGCTGACGGTGTTGTCGGTCCTGCTACACTCAGCAAATTACCGCCAAAAGGTATTGGTGGGGAAGATGATGATCCTAAACCACAACTAGTTGAGCGAGATAAACTCCGCATGGGCGATCGCGGTGAAGCAGTTCGAGTTCTCCAAGATCATTTGATCAAAGTAGGATATCTACAAGGTGAGCCAAACGGCTACTATGGCCCAAACACCGCCGATGCTGTCCGCCGATTTCAGTCAGCTAATTACTTAACAGCCAGTGGTGTTGCAGGCCCTACTACCAGAGCTAAACTATATAGCTTAGTTAATAGTGGTTCCAAAAACGAGTTTAGTACCCTGGAAATCCAACGGCGACTACAAGAAAAGGGCTTTTATAAAGGACAGCTTAACGGTGTCATGGCAGACGACACCAAAAAAGCTATTAAACAAGCCCAACAATTCTACGGGATCAGTCTCAATGACATTAGAAGCGGACGGTTCTAGCGCCCGCTGAGTATTATCTGTCACCTATTTTCTCCCAAGTGCTACACCGGCATTAATGCTCTTTGGCACTTGGGACAAACTGCATGAATTGTTAGCTGACAGTCAAGCAGGTGAAAACCCTCTTTTTGGGCAGTTTTTCCCCCAATCTTTAAAATAGAGTCGTTTTTGAACTCAATCGTACTGTTACATCTCACGCAAATCAGATGATGGTGGTGATGCGGGTATGGTTGGTTGAGTTCATAATGCTTATGTCCCTCTCCCAATTCTAACTCGCGCAAAATTCCCATCCTAGCCATCAACTTCAAAGTCCGATAGATAGTTGACAGACTTATTCCTTCACCGTCAGTTTCTAAACGCGCGTAAAGATCCTCAGCGCTGAGATGTTCACCTTGTGGTAACTCCTGAAAGATGTGTAAAATCGTCTCTCTTTGGGGCGTTAAACGCCAACCTCTGTCATTCAGTTCCGCCTTGAGTGAACTAGATGTGTAGATGGTCATACTAATTTTTCTCAACAAAGCCCATTAATTGAGAATATAACAAATCTTTTGACCAATTTGCAACAAACATAAGTTATTGATAATTTTTGCCAAAAATTTAACAAAAACAAAAATAGTTGAGAAATTGGGGACTGGGGATTGGGGACTGGGGACTGGGGATTGGGGATTGGGGATTGGGGATTGGGGATTGGGGGGATCTGTGGTTATTACATTAGGACTTACTCTGGGGGCACAATAATAATCGTAGGGTGCGTGACGCAGCGATAAATATTGTACCTAGTCACAAGATTTGTGGCGTCACGCACCATTCTTTAAATGTGACACGTAAGTAAGTCCTGTACATAAAAATTGCTGTAAGTTACACTTAAAAACCCTTGCGTCGTGAGTCATATCGGAGTACGATAGTTTTAGTGAATAAAGGGTAAGACCCCTCACTACTGGATAAAATCAGGTTTTTTGGCGTTTTTGCAAGGAAATTCAGGGCGCAAAGCCTTGCGCCCCTACTAAAAATCGTCATCATATTAGGGATAATATGGGTTAGATCCCCTATTCGCCACTGATATTATACTAGACAAGAGTCCGGGGTTTTTTCATACTCCCCACTCCTAACTCCTAACTAACTCAGTGACTCCAAATAGTCGCGGATGAGGTTACGGCGTTTGGGTTGGCGTAGCTTTTGTAAAGCCTTGGATTCAATTTGTCTGACACGTTCCCGTGATAAGTCCAGTGCGCGGCCAATTTCTGCTAGTGAGTAAGGATGACCATCAGCCAAACCAAACCGCATCAGAATTACATCCCGTTCGCGGCTAGTTAAATCTGATAACAGATTATGCAAGTCTCTTTGTAAAGATTCCCGCATTAACATTTCTTCTGGGGTGACACAATCAGTTTCGAGTAATTCCCCTAACTCAGTATCTTTATCTTTACCTACCTTGGTTTCCAAAGAAACGGAACGGGGGACTCTTAACAAAACTTCCCGTACTTGGGTAGGTGTCATTTCCAACTCAGTTGCCAAATCTTCTAAGGTGGGAGTGCGACCTTTTTCTTGGGCAATTTTGCGTTGAGCTTTTTTGATTTTATTCAGCTTTTCTGTTATGTGAACAGGTAGGCGGATCGTGCGGCTAGAAGTGGCGATCGCCCGTGTAATTCCTTGGCGAATCCACCAGTAAGCGTAGGTGCTAAAGCGATAACCCTTGGTTGGGTCAAACTTTTCTACAGCCCGTTCCAAACCCAGAGTACCTTCTTGGACTAAATCTAGCAATTCCAAGCCGCGATTTTGATACTTCTTAGCAACAGACACTACCAGGCGCAGATTCGCCTTGATCATATGTTCTTTTGCTTGGAGTCCTTGGGTCTGAATCTGCTCTAATTCTTCCACCGTGATTTTGGCAATTTCAGCCCAACGGCGTTTACCCTCTCCCAAAATTGGCTTGAGGTCAGATACATTTACACCAGCAGTATTAGCCCACCTTTCCAAAGAAGGGCGATGTCCCAGTTCAGATGCTAGACGTTCCTGAACTTCAATTAACCGAAGATAGGGTGAAATCACTGCATCACCTTGCTTGGCGGCGTTAGCTAGCACTATCCGCATCCGCAAGTAGCGTTGAACTTTTTGCGCTTCGGAAACTTCCTCATCGCGCCCTAACAAGCGGACCCGACCAATTTCCTGAAGATATAAACGTACTAGGTCTGTACTACGACGGTTAGTGTTAGCACCAAAATTAGCAGGGTCAACAGAAGCTATCTCTAGATCGTGTAGATCATCCACCGACAACTCAGTTTCATCAACGGCGAGATCCCGGTCAAAAACTTGGCCGGACTTTTGGGTGTTGTAGGGTGCATCTGCGTAAAAAGATGTTGCTGGCATAAATCGTCTCAATGGCTCCAGGTAACAATAGATTACGGTCAGTTAACGGTCAGCTATTTTTAACTGTTGCTATTGTTCCCGTGATTCTAGATGAACTAACACGGTTGAGGGTATTAATACGGTTTTTTTTAGTTTTTTTCTAAAAAAACCTATACTGACACTTTTTAAACATGACTACCGAAATAGTCGGCCGCTGTAAATTTCTCATTAAAACAATAGCTATTCATATCTACAGCCAGCCTTTAGGCTCCTAATTACTTTTTCAACATTTCAACTTTGATTCATCTTGATTGTAACAATAGTAACGTTGTATAAACATATTTCAGTGGCAATTATGTTTATCATCATTTGTATAGTCCTATCTACATTGCTATTTCGGTAGTTTCCTGACGATTTACTATTTTTTATCTCAGGATGATCTGGTAAGAGGTATAGGTGATCCTCATAAGACCTCGCGGGATGCGGGAAACTCAGCGTCTTCAGACCGCTCGTGGTCAGCGGCACGAGCGACTTCAGTCGCAGTGGTATTTGTGTTAAAATTAGAGCGTGAGTAAGAACAAAAAACATCTACGTGTTGAAGCATCCTAGTATCGGAGAAATCCCGGCTCCTATGAAACAACGGTTAGGTTTAAGTCCTGGCGCAGTATGACAGGAAAGAGCAAATAAAGGCTTGTTGCGGAGCGTACCGCGTCTTGGCTTAGTGATGGATTCACCAAAGCATTGGAAAAAATAAAAGTAGCTAGAAACCTAAGCTTGACTTAGAGTGACTAGGTAGACGGCGTTTGACGGTCGTAGCGAGAGTTTTACTCTGTCTGTAGAATCTCAGTGTCTTTAGACCTGAGAGTGTCAAAGGTAGTAGGTTGGTAGTAACGCTGAAGGGTTGCTACCAGGCGATTACCAGTAAAGTATTGCTAAAAACCCGCTCATCCATCCTGCGGTTTTTCATCAGAAAAATGGGTCCCAAACCCCGTCCTTCTAGGACGGCTTTACATGGTATAATCAGCACAGCCACTAGGACCTTAATTGGTGGGTGAAACTCCCAGTGGCGGGACGTTCTGGTTAAAAGGCTGTTACTCTACATGGGTAACTCGGTACGGGAGCAATGCGATTTTGTGAGGTGGGCAAGCAGGGGAGGCAGGGGAGGCTCTTGAGGCAGGGGAGGCAGGGGAGGAGAGAGAAATTAAGTGTGTTTTGAAATATTTATAGTAGCAAAGGTTACTACATCCTCTCTTTACTCCCCCTGCTCCCCCTGCTCCCCCTGCTCCCCCTGCTCCAAAAAGCGATGATCTAACATTTTCGCGTTGCTCCCCTCGGTACTCTGTACTCCAGTCCCAGCCCCCACAAGCAAGGACAATTAAGTGAGTGAGTAACAAGCATACGATAAGTAGACCCAATGGGCAGTTTACGCACTGCTGGGAGGGAGTAGGCGCAATTGACACCGCGCATCGCACGACACCGGGATACGGGTAAACGGTTCTGGGAGTTGTGGTACGAGCAATGCCATTCCTGGTATCTCCTTTTAAAGAATCTCCTCGCCTAAAGGCAGGAGAGTGTCAATAGTCCAGCAATTGATGGCAGGATGGACAGCAAGCGCTAAAAAATGCATCCCTGAACGCTGCATTAGAGAAGATAATTGGCGACAGGAAGTTCCCGCGAGTAGTTCAAAGGCGGTTCTTCTTTTTTTCCCAATCCCCAATCCCCAATCCCCAATCCCTTTCAATAGTTGTATTCTGGCTTGATGTCTCGTAACATTAGTTCATCAAGGGCTTGTTGGGGTGTGACTTCACCCTCAAGTAACCGATAAACTTGCTCGGTAATTGGGACAGGAATATTTTGCTGCTTGGCTTTTTGCATCAAGACTTGACAAGTGTTAACGCCTTCAGCTGTTCCTTGTAAATTGGCGAGAACTTCTATAAGTGTTTTACCACCAGCCAGCTGGTAGCCAACTTGGTAATTGCGACTTAAAGGACTGTTACAGGTAGCGAGCAAATCGCCTAAACCTGACAAACCGTAAAATGTTTCGGTTTTCGCACCCCAAAAATTGCCGATGCGAACCATTTCTGTTAATCCACGAGTCACTAAACCCGCTTTGGCATTGGTTCCCAAATGTAAACCATCACAAACACCAGCGGCGATCGCAATGACATTTTTGAGTGTACCACCAAGTTCCACACCCACAGGATCGGGATTGGTGTACACTCGAAACCGATGAGAAAAAAATACCAATTGCACCACTTGGGCCGCCGCAAACATACTGCTAGCTACTACCGTCGCAGCGGGTAATCCTTGTTCAATTTCTTGGGATAAATTTGGACCAGATAGTACAACAACTGCATGGTTAGGAAATACACTTTGCCAAATTTGTGACGGCGTATAGCTGGTTTGTGGCTCTAAGCCCTTAGTCGCCGTCACAAAAATAGTTTCTGGAGATACCGGAAAAGACTGTACTTGAGCCGCTACATCTCTCACCCCTTTCATTGAGATCGCAGATAAGATAATTTCGGCATCTTCTAACACCGCATCCAGAGTTGCTGACCCCCGACGCGACCACAGTCCCACCCGATGACCATTCACCTGGGCTAAAGAAGCCAAAGCAGATCCCCACGCACCCCCACCCAGAATTGCAACAGTTTTTGGATTAGTCATTTGTCAGTTGTCAGTTGTCAGTTGTCAGTTGTCATTTGTCATTTGTCATTTGTTATTTACACGGGATCTGTCCAAACTCCTAACTCCTAACTCCTAACTCCTAACTCCTAACTTTTTGACCGGGGATAACGTTGCATTAATTCCCTCACTTGCTCTGCATGATATGAGCTTCTTGTCAAGGGCGAGGAAACAACTTGTAAAAATCCCAGTTCTTCACCGAAGGTTTGCCAAGCTGCAAATTGTTCTGGGGTGACAAATTCATTGACTTGCAAGTGTTTTTGACTGGGTTGGAGATATTGCCCAATCGTCAAGATATCGCAATCTACGGCGCGTAGGTCTTGCATGACTTGGCGAATTTCGGCATCGGTTTCACCAAGTCCTACCATGATGCCAGATTTGGTGTATAACCAAGGAGCTATTTGGCGAGAGCGCTGCAATAATTCGAGAGTGCGATCGTAGTTACCTTGAGGACGCACTCGCCGATATAGGCGCTCAATGGTTTCTGTATTGTGGTTTAGCACTTCTGGCGCAGCTTGGATAATGATCTTCAACGCTTCCCAATTACCGCACAAATCGGGAATTAGTACTTCAATTGTGGTATGTAGTGAGACAGCGCGAATAGCTTCAATACACTGCACAAACTGGGAAGCACCACCATCGGGTAAATCATCCCGGTTCACAGAAGTGATCACCACATGGTTAAGTCGCATCCGGTGGACAGCTTCGGCTAATCGAGTTGGTTCTGTGGGGTCTAGTGGTTTGGGTTTTTTCTCAAAATCTATATCGCAATAGGGACAAGCACGGGTACAAGCAGGCCCCATAATTAAAAACGTAGCCGTACCTGCTTGGAAGCATTCCCCAATATTCGGACAGGACGCTTCCTCGCAAACCGTATTGAGCGCTAAATCCCGCAAAATTTCTTTAACGTTACCGACGCGCTCCCACTGAGGCGCTTTTACTCGCAACCAGTCTGGTTTAACAGTCACAATCCGCTTTTATCACTGAAGTTATACAAATCCTATCCTAGCAAGCAAACTTCTGGATGAAATAGATGTGCTTTTGTCATTTAGCGCGATTTGTGATATTTTGGTTTTATATTGCATTTTTTATAGCGGGATGTGGCGCAGCTTGGTAGCGCACTTCGTTCGGGACGAAGCTTAAAGCCCTATAACCCTTATTATTTCGTTAATTTTAACATAATTGTCTTCATGCAGTTGCATAAATTTGCATAAGGCAATGAGAGAACTTAAAGTTAGAAAAAATGGTAATAGCTGCCTAATAAGGTGGACTTACCAAGAAAAAAATTACTCATTAACCTGGGGAACATGGGGCAATCACGTAGAAATAATACGGTTAGAGTATGTTGGTAAGTTAATATACCAGGATTGCATTTTAAATCAGTTTGATGAATCTTTAAATAGGTATAAGTCTTACCTACAAGGAATAATTTATTCAGTTAATACTCCAAAACCTGTGGAATCTGTCAACCACAGTACTTTAAGCTTCTTACTAAATGAGCGTCAAAAAGAAACTTTCAATGATGCTGATGCTGCTTTAATAAAATTAATCAAATCTTATGGTAAAAAGATTGAAACTAAAGCAGATGCTAAAGCTTTTATGAAATGGTTGGATGATAGGGGTTTGAAACCATCTAGTAAAAAAAGATATCTAGATACTTTAAAAGCAATTAGAAAAGATATATTTGGGGAGATAAAAATAAAAGTTCCTCAAACTCCTAGGGCCAACCCCTTTACAAAAGTTGAAGTTATAAAAATATTAACTTATATCCAAAACAATAAACATTACTCAATCTATCACGACTTCATACTTTTACTTTTTAACACAGGTCTTAGAACTTCTGAAGCTATTGGTTTACAGTGGAAAAATGTTGATTTAGTAAAAAGGCAGCTACACATTTACGAGTCTTTAGGCAGGCATCTAGGAAGTAGTAATCATAGAGAGCGTAAGCCTACTAAAACTGGAAAGTATAGGGTTGTGCCAATTAACAATACTGCTTATCAAATGTTAATTAAGCGCCCTCAAGGTGGTATGGATGATTTAGTATTTACGTCTTTAAGGGGTCTACCAATAGATGACCATACATTGAGTCAAAGATGCTGGAGAAACACCCTTAAAGCCTTAAATATCGAGCATAGAGCCTTATATACAACCAGACATACATTTATCAGTCATTGTATTGATTGTGGATTAACTGTAATTGAAGTTGCCGCTATTACTGGACACACCCCGAAGGTACTTTTAGACCATTATTTGGGTCGAGTTAAGCACCCTGATTTACCAGAACTTTAATATTTATGCCGCTTCTACTTCTGGTACTTTTAAAGCCATTGCTCCTCCTGATGGTGGTAAGTCGTCATCATCTCCAAACATTCTTCGATATTTTTTAGATTTAAATTTTGGTTTATTGTTTTTGGATTGCATAATATTTTCTATAAAACTTAAGTTGTCATTATATAACTTTAGGGTGGTATATGGTTGGCGGGTTTCCTAGATTAAAAATCTGGGGGTTTTTTCGCATTTTTTAACTTGAGTCTAAATGGCTGTAACCTTTACTAGTTAAGTATTTCAGGCTTACTACCCTTACCTACTATTAAGTATCTAAGAAGGAAACAAAGAAGGAAGGAAAACAAGGAAAAGAAAGGAAAGGAAGGAAACAAAAGAAAGGAAAGAAAAAAAAATTCCTTAACTAATATTCAGTTAACTAAAGGGAACTTATGGTATCTGTAAACCAAGTAAAAGGTTTAACTGGGTGGGGCGGCTAGGTATGGGGTAGCTTTACATTCTACCCCTACAATAAAACCCTTAGTCAGCTAAACTTATAAAGCTCCACCTTCTAGCTTGGTTATGATACCTAAATAAGCCGCCCTATTATTAACTACTTGATTAATCTTACTAATCCACCTATCTTTTTTAGATGAATCTGTAAAGTTAATACTAAAACCATCATGCTGCCACAAAGTTATTACAAAGTCATTGGTGGATTTAGCAAGGTCTAGTACAGGCAATAGTAAATAGAGTTCCACTGCTTGAGCTTGCTGCGCCATTATAGACCTTATACACTCAGACCTAATGTCGTTAGGTTTTCCATTAGCTTTTTTATTTCCAGCCACCTTAATAACTTTACCGAAGATAGTTTCTGCTGAATCACAGTCATTTAATTCATTTATCCTTTTTTCTCTAGCGTCAAATAAAGATTTCATTAAAGGATGTTTAAAGAATTTCTTACCAGCATCTTTAATACCAAAAGGAAGTAACCCTTCATTTAAAAATGTAACCAGATTTATCTTACCCATTCCGTAAATTAATGAGTAAAGCGCATCCTTTAGCACACTTTTTATATCCTCGTAGGTATCTTCATCAGTCTGCTTTAGATTATTGGCATCAAACCCATAATGATTTATTAACTCAACCCAAATCTTTTTATTGCTTTGTAGAAACTCTTGAACTTCAGGTATCTCCCAAGTTTTACCTACAATTGCTAATTGACTACTAGCTAAATCAAATTCATACCATCCTTTTGTAATTAATTTTCTTAACTTCTTCTGAAGCATAGGAATAGAGTAGTTTAGAGGAAAGATACGTACAGTATTTCCTTCTCTAGAAGGCTTGTAAAAAGGCTGTAATTCGTCTCGAATTGTGTTTAAGACTTCTACCTGTACTCTCCTTTTTTCAGGGTCTTTAATGTTTGAAGCTTCCAACCATGTGTCATTATAATTAGCGGCTACAACTTTACTAAAGCTATGCACTGGAATAGAGTTCATATATGTAAGTAAATCTTTAGCTTCAGGACTGCTGAAATTAAAATAGGTATAAGCTTCTTTTTTAATTAACTCTCTGTCAACTTTCTGGAGTTTATCGCTGAATTTGTTTCCTGTATCAAAATAGACTCTATCTTCTGACATAATTTTGTAGGCTTCTAACTCAATAGCATCTTTGATTTCCTGTGGGAATTCTACCATAGCTACTCTTGATTCTCTATCTTTAAAGCTCCAATCAGACCAAGAAAAAGTTTCCACGGACATTACGTCTAATTGAAACTTAAGTAAGAACTTTTCAGCATTATAATTAGTAGAGTTTTCTAAAATATTTAGCTTATCTTCTGCTTTAGCCACACAACGCTGACTAATCATTGGGCGCCCTGTCTTTTCATCTTTTCTGCCAAACATTAGATGCCTCATAAATCTCCAGTAGCTAAGATTTTTACCTAAACCAGGAAAGCTAACTTTAATAAGGTTTCTGAATTGTAATGATACTGTTTTTCTCATAATGTGTTATAATATCTATATGATATGTTATATTTAGTTGTAATAATTTGTTAATATTATTTGATGGAGAGTAAGAAAAATGGCTTACTCTCTTTATTTTTATTTAAGCAGCCTTAGATGGTATTAAATAGCCATTTTTCTTTAATAAGTCGATTACAAACTCGATCCCACTTGGAGTGGCTAAAGTAACTGTATAAACTCTACGATTACGCTCTGCTTGAATACAAACAAAGTGGCCTTTATTCATATATTTTTGATAAGGAATGTTATTAAACTGAAGTATTCCCTGATTTTTAAGGAACTGAAAT
The Gloeotrichia echinulata CP02 DNA segment above includes these coding regions:
- the lipA gene encoding lipoyl synthase — translated: MTVKPDWLRVKAPQWERVGNVKEILRDLALNTVCEEASCPNIGECFQAGTATFLIMGPACTRACPYCDIDFEKKPKPLDPTEPTRLAEAVHRMRLNHVVITSVNRDDLPDGGASQFVQCIEAIRAVSLHTTIEVLIPDLCGNWEALKIIIQAAPEVLNHNTETIERLYRRVRPQGNYDRTLELLQRSRQIAPWLYTKSGIMVGLGETDAEIRQVMQDLRAVDCDILTIGQYLQPSQKHLQVNEFVTPEQFAAWQTFGEELGFLQVVSSPLTRSSYHAEQVRELMQRYPRSKS
- a CDS encoding site-specific integrase; the protein is MRELKVRKNGNSCLIRWTYQEKNYSLTWGTWGNHVEIIRLEYVGKLIYQDCILNQFDESLNRYKSYLQGIIYSVNTPKPVESVNHSTLSFLLNERQKETFNDADAALIKLIKSYGKKIETKADAKAFMKWLDDRGLKPSSKKRYLDTLKAIRKDIFGEIKIKVPQTPRANPFTKVEVIKILTYIQNNKHYSIYHDFILLLFNTGLRTSEAIGLQWKNVDLVKRQLHIYESLGRHLGSSNHRERKPTKTGKYRVVPINNTAYQMLIKRPQGGMDDLVFTSLRGLPIDDHTLSQRCWRNTLKALNIEHRALYTTRHTFISHCIDCGLTVIEVAAITGHTPKVLLDHYLGRVKHPDLPEL